In Candidatus Poribacteria bacterium, the genomic stretch GTCGGCAAATCCGGCTCGCTGACAAAACTCCCATCCCCTTTATTAAGGTAGAGATAGGTAAAATCTGCTGTAGCCAAGAACAGGTCGAGATCGCCATCATTGTCATAATCACCCGCAGTAGCTGTGGTATAACGCATATCCTGCGGAATCCCCGTTTCACCCGAAACCGCACGGAGTTTTCCTTGACGGAGATTATCGAAGAGTGTGCATCCTGTTCCGTGATGTGTAACAAAAATATCTATATCTCCGTCGTCATCAAAATCGGCAGAGAGGACTTCGGTAGGTGTCCGTTGCACCGGGGACGGGTCGTCTGCATCTGTTGTTACAAAGGTTTGCTCGCTAACGTCTATGAACCCTTTATTGCCGTTATTCTGATACATGGTGATATGAGTCCGTCCTGAAAAGAGATCAAGATCGCCATCATGGTCGAAATCAACAGGAAGGAGCACACCGGTCTCGAATTCTGCCTTCTGATGTTGGGCAAGGGGTGATGTTATCCATTTTCCGTCTGCCTCCATTCGGAGAGACGTTATGCCTTCACGGGTTTGCAGTAGAAATTCTTGTGTCCCATCCTTATCCAGATCTGCGAACGCAACGGTGTGCGGCTGTAAAGCCTGTTGTTCCAATATCTCTTGAACCTGCTGGACGGCGACAAACTTCCCACCCGTATTTTGGAAGAGCATTCCCGTGAGTGTTGTATAGAGATCCAAATTTCCATCGCCATCGTAGTCGATCAGCGCAACATCTGTAGAACTCGTAGGCACACCTTCCACTTCAGCAAGTCCAATTTGCTCGGTGACATCCACAAAATCCACCGTAATCGGCGCGTCTTGTTTAGCAGTGATCCGAGCCTGAAACCCCGGAGCAAACGACTCTATCGGATGTCCACGGATGTTGGTTACCAATTCGCCGATGCCTTGCTGGTAGCGCGGACTTGCCCGATGGACGTTCTCAAAAATTCGCATATTGAGTGTAGCGAGTTTTAGGTCGCCTTGCGCTATTGCGTCTATTCCTTGTGTAAGATATTCGAGTTTGTCTGGGTCAGTATCGCCTAAAAGGAGCATCAGTTCCTGACAGAGTTTTCCGGCAGCTTCCATTTGCCCCTGTGCCAACAACGTCTGCGTCAACTTCAATAGCACGACAACATTCACCGGTGAACGGGCGTGAAGTTCCTGCAGATGTCGAGCTGCTTCCCGCTGCGCTTCTGGATCGTTCCGCTGTGCGAGATAGTGGCGAACCAGTTTGTAACGAAACTCCAATTCGTCGGGTGCCAAACGCACGGCTTCCTTCATCGCCTCTACGGCTAAATCACGCTTCCCTTCTTGTAGTTCATAGACCTCAGACAGGATGAAGTGTAATTGGCTGTCCATCGGTGCGACAGCGATGCCGCGCTTGACCCACTCTTCGGCAGTATCCACTTGTTGTAAGCGCAAGTATGCGACAGCAAGATTGCCATAACCGATCGCTTCGTTAGGCAGCAATTCAATAAGTGTCGTAAACGCTTCGACCGCCTTTGAGGGTTGTGATTCTTCGAGATAAGCCAACCCTAAATTCTGCTGTTGGATCGCCTTTTCAATAATTTGGCTGCTATCTGTTTCCTGTGCATTCACCGTCCAGATAGCAAAAAAGCACATTAGGAGCAGCGCACACTGCCCACATTTTCTTATATCAGGAGACGCGAATCTAAATCTCATGCATTTTCCTCTTTCTGAATATCGTCTGCGGCTTCTCGGACTGCCTGTTGTATACTGTTCTGCCTAAGTTTGAGTGAGTCCTCAAGCTGTTTGAGATGGAGAAGCCACGATTGCTTAGAATCGCCTTCCTCCTCGCCAAATCCGTTTGTCATGGAGAGTCGAATATATTTCAACCGTTCTGTCTGTAAAATCTTCATCTGGGCATCGTAGTCCTCAATCCCAGATTCCAACAGAGAAATCAGTTCACGAATCTTTTCCAATGTATGTCTCCTTTTAGGTTGTGTTTTAACAATTAGGTGTATCAAGGCAATATGTAAAAATAGTTTATCTTATTTTATATTTGTAATCAAATGAAAATTCGGTGGAAACCGCGATGAGGAGGCGGATATTTATGGGTTGGTATGACACTACTTTTCAGGTTTTCGTTGCGTTTTCGGGTGGAAAGGCGTATAATAGGGTTAACACGGAGGGACGGAAATGATTACACATATACGGATGAAGAACTTCAAATCGTGGCGAGATAGTGACATAGTGAAACTTGCGCCACTGACAGGCTTTTTTGGGACAAACAGTTCTGGTAAAAGCAGTCTGTTGCAGATGCTACTATTGCTCAAACAGACTGTTGGTAAGGGTGAGGTTCTTTTCTTCGGGGACGAAAAATCTCTTGTTAATCTTGGCAATTTCCAAGAGGTGGTTCATGGACATGAAGTAGGTAATGAACTGTACTTAGGTCTGAGTGGCAAACTCAGCCACACCGTTCCTTATAATTTTGTTACTACTCACTGGCAAATGCTTAATTTTTCTTTTGACACTGTTATCCGAGAAGTTGAGGGAAATCAAGTTATTAAAGATTTCCGATACAGAAGTTTAACTAGTCCTGCGACAGTCGTTTGGGAAAATAATAATCTTTTTCTTAGCAATCGAAACTCAATACCAATCCATGTCCAAAATTGTTATGGTCTACCATCACCCGAAAATTCTGATGTTCCAGAAGTTCTAACCCGATTTACATCTGTATTTGAGGAACTGTTTTCCCAGGTTTATTATCTTGGTCCAGCCCGTGCTTACCCAAAACGTTGTTATCAATGGGAAGGGGTTCATCCAAAAGATATCAATTTGTGGGGAGACGAAACGATTGACGCTCTTCTCTCAGCTCGCGTGCGGCAGTTGAAAACTTCCAATAAGGAAAGTGGTGTCCCCATTGAGAATCGGATTTCAGAATGGCTTCAAAGGATGGGGTTCGCTCATTCTTTTTCGCTTGGACCTAGCGGATCCTTAGATAATAACAACTACGAGGTTCGCATCCAACATAGTTCTGGTGGAGTCAAAGTAACGCTAGCAGACATAGGCTATGGAGTAGCACAATTTTTACCGGTTCTTGTTTTGTGTTATTATGTCCCAGTAGGATCAACATTAATTCTGGAAGAACCTGGAACTCACCTTCACCCGAAAGCACAAGCCGATCTCGCTGACCTCTTGATAGAAGTTATCACCGAACGCAACCTCCAAATTTTGGTAGAAAGCCATAGTGAACATCTATTAACCCGTCTGCAATTGCGAATTGCAGAAGAAAAGATTTCTGCCGATGAGACAGCACTCTATTTTTGCGAAAACGAGAATGGAGCTTCTAATATTAATCCGCTTGACATGGATGAACTCGGTAACATCAAGAACTGGCCCAAAAACTTTTTTGGCAACGTGAGAGGGGACCTCGTTAAAATGAAACGAGAACAGATGAAACGTCAAAAGAAAGAAGAGGATTGATGAAGGCTGTTGTCATAGATACAAATGTTATTTTAGCTGCAAAGGGTATGTCTGAACAAGCGTGGCCAGAGTGTGTAGTAGCATGTCAAGAACGATTAGATCGTATTATTGATGGTCCAGAAAAGGTGGTTATTGACGATGATTGGATAATTCTGGGTGAATATGATACTTACCTTGAAGACGATGACTTAACCACAGATGATCGAATCAGCGAGCACTTTTTGGAATGGTTCATCCGTAATTATGAAAATTCGGAACAGTGTGTTCAGGTAACTATTACACCAACGCAAGACGAGCAAGGTTTTGAAGATTTACCCAGTGCTTTTAGGAACTTTGATTCGGACGATAAAAAATTTATTGCTGTAGCAGTCGCGTACGAGAACGTTCATCAACAGAAAGCACCAATCTTACAAGCAGTAGACAGTCAATGGTATGGATTCCGTGAGACGTTCCTTCAGAATGGCTTGATAGTTGAATTTGTCTGTGGGGAAAACATCCGCTATTTGTATGAAAGACGAGAGGAAAATTGAAATTTCAACGTCCGTTCTTGATTCTCCCGAAGTTAAGCAAAATTTAATATCATGACCTAACCTCAAACAAAAATGCGTCGTAATTACCACCTCTTGATACTCCTCTTCCCCGTTATATTCTGGCTTGTCTGCTTCTTCCTGCTCCCGCTTGTGTCAGTGTTCATTTATAGTTTTCTGGAACGCGGGACGTACGGCGGTGTCCAATGGAATTTCACACTGGAAAACTACACGCGTTTGTTTGATGGACTGTATCTCGGTATCCTCTGGAGATCAGTCTCAACGGCACTGGTCTGCACTGCGATCTGCCTACTCCTCGGTTACCCGTTCGCCTACTATCTGGCACACTATAAACCGAAACACCGAAGCATCTTACTACTACTTGTCGTCGTTCCGTTCTGGACGAACTTCCTTATCCGAACTTATGCGTGGGTTCTCATTTTACGTACAGAAGGACTCATGAACAGCCTTCTGGGATCGGTATTTCCTAATTGGAGTCCATTGGAACTGCTGAACACACCGCTCGCTGTGCAGATAGGGCTTGTTTATGGATACCTACCGTTTATGATACTCCCCTTGTATGCAGCATTGGAACAATTGGATATGTCCCTGCTTGAAGCCGCGCAAGATTTAGGTGCATCTCCGCGGCGTGCATTTTGGCACGTAACGGTGCCGCTCAGCCTCCCTGGCATCCTCGCCGGATCCATGTTAGTGTTTATCCCGACGGTAGGTGCGTTCCTAACGCCAGACCTCCTCGGTGGCGGAAAAGTGAGTTATATCGGGAATGTCATTGAACGACAATTCAAAACGGCACGAGATTGGCCCTTCGGTTCTGCACTTTCGTTCATGCTCATGGGGATAGTTCTTGTCGGTACGGTGCTGTATTTCCGCGCTTTACAACAGGATGAGCCTAACTCAACTTAACTGCCTCCGTTAGAGGAAATAAAATTAGCCAAGGACTGTAGCCTATAGCCGAAGGCGAAGGCGGATTCTTGAATGCATCGCCTATTATCTCAGGCAACCTGACAGCTCCCGATAGGGCAAAATTAAAATAAAAAATGAAACGAATTCTTGAAGCCAACATAGGATTAGTTTTCCTATTCCTTTATGTCCCGATCTTAGCGGTCGTGGTGTTCTCGTTCAACAGCGGCGAGCAGATCTCCGTTTGGGAAGGATTCACGTTCGGTTGGTATGCGAAACTGTTTGAAGATGACGCACTATGGCGTGCCTGTAGAAATAGCCTTATGGTAGCAGGCGTTGCCACTGTCATCGCTACTGTTATTGGAACGGCAGCTGCGCTCGCGATAGAACGATATAGGTTCCGTTTCCGAACCGCGCTCGTGCGGTGCCTCTACCTGCCGATTATCATTCCAGACATCGTGCTGGCGATTGCGTTATTGACGTTTTATGTGCAAGCCCGTATCCCGTTGGGTTTAATCACGGTGATTATAGCACACGGTGTTTTCAACATCGCGTACGTTACCATTGTCGTGCGGGCGCGTCTACAAGGCTATGATAATACCTTAGAAGAGGCGGCTCGCGACCTTGGCGCGAATGAATGGCAGACGTTTTGGCGGATAACGCTCCCTCTCATCGCTCCCGGAATTATCGGCGGTGCGTTGCTTGCCTTCACGCTTTCTATAGATGACTTTGTCATCACGTTCTTCACCGCTGGTGTCGGTTATACGACCCTGTCTGTGCATATCTATTCGTTGTTGAAGTTCGGTATCACACCAAAAATCAACGCGATCTCGACGATGCTATTGGCGAATTCAATCGTATTTATTTTGCTGTTCTCATGGTTCCAAGGCAGTGCTACAACCCCTCAAAAACAGGATGCACAATAGCGGGTCTAACAACTGAGGCGTAAAACATCTCGCAAATTTGTGTTGGTTGTGGTATAATTTTCCTGTTGACGCTGTAAAGTTAAAAAAAGACGATATGCATTATCTCAGAACACACACAGAAATTGATCTGCAAGCAATCCAACACAATGCTGAAGCAATTAAGGGACATACCAAGAAAAAGTTGATAGCAGTCATAAAAGCGGATGCCTACGGGCACGGTGCGGTCCGCGTCGCAGAGGTATTGGACGCAACCGCTGATATGTTCGCTGTCGCAACGGTTGAGGAAGGGATTGCGCTACGTCAAGCGGATATCCATAAACCGATTCTGGTTCTGTTTAGTTCTTTACCTGCGCAGGTGGCACCAATCGTTGAATATGGATTGACACCAACGATAGGTGATTGGGAGTTTGCAAAGGCGTTGAATGAGGTTGCTTCTGTAAAGGTTCATGTCAACATCAATACCGGAATGAATCGGAGCGGTGTGTGTTATACGGAAGCGATGGGGTTTCTGAGCAAACTGAAAACACTGCGTCGGCTTGAGGTTGAGGGGTTATTTACACATCTTGCTACTGCGGACGAGGCAGATAAAAGTTTTGTATCGGTGCAGCTAAAGCGATTTTCATCTGTACTTGCACACGTTAGTGGAAAGATGATTCACGCAGCAAACAGTGCGGCAGCACTTTCAGTTCCTGAGTCGTATTTTGATGCCGTGCGTCCGGGTTTGAGTCTGTATGGCATCTACCCTGCCGCTGAAAAACCTATCCAATTAAAACCGGCACTTACATGGAAAACGCGTGTCGGTTGGATAGAGACTATCTCAGAAGGGGAAGGCGTAAGTTACGGATTAACCTATAAGGCACCACAACAAACCCGCGTGGCGATGGTGCAAGTAGGCTATGGCGATGGTTATCCGCGTGCGCTTTCCAACAGTGGCGAGGTGTTGATTGATGGGAAACGCCGTCCAATTATCGGAAGGGTTTGCATGGATGTGAGCGTGGTGCAACTCCAACCTGAAGATAAGGTGTCAGTTGACGATGAAGTGGTGCTGATAGGAAGCCAAGGGGGTGCGGAAATCACTGTTGATGAAGTTGCGCACCGTGCTGGAACAATCTCGTATGAAATCTTAACACAGATAGGCCCACGCGTAAATCGAACCTTTCTTCCATCGAATTATAAAAACAAGTAGACATCTTGTAGGGGCAGCCCTTGTGGCTGCCCGCAAACTCACAGGGACCAACGTCTAATTAACTCTAAAATCTACCATAGTTAAAAAATGCTGATTAAAATAAAGAACGTCTCACTCTCTTTTGGCACAACGACTGCGCTGGATAATCTTTCATTAGAAGTTCAAGGCGGGGCTGTCGGTTTATTGGGACCTAATGGTGCGGGAAAAAGCACCTTGCTCAAAACGCTACTCGGATTTGTCCAGCCGAATCAGGGTACAGCCGCTGTGTTCGGGCTGGATGTGCAAACAGATCCATTAGAGATTCGGAAACAGATCGGATACATGCCGGAAGATGAATGTTTAATTCAGGGGATGAACGCCGTTCAGCTTGTTTCTTACGCAGGCGAACTCTGTGGAATGCCGAAGCGCGATGCACTACAACGCGCACATGAAGTGCTCTATTATGTCGGTTTGGATGAAGAGCGTTATCGGTCCATAGACGGCTACTCAGTTGGCATGAAACAACGCGTGAAGTTAGCACAGGCACTGGCGCACGATCCAAAGTTACTACTTCTTGACGAACCAACAAACGGGATGGACACCAGCGGTAGAGAGGAGATGTTGGAACTCGTCAAAGACATTGCAACGGATAAGGGCATCAATGTGATCTTGTCTTCGCATCTACTTCCAGATGTAGAGTTTGCATGCGAAGAGATTATTGCGCTCTCACACGGAAGCCTTGCTATTCAAGGACACATAGAAGCACTCAAAGAGAACAAAGGACAGTTGTTTGATCTGAAGATTGTCGGGGACAGCGAGTCTTACATCGCTGCGTTAGAACGACACAATTATCAGGTTGAACTACATCCGGATAAACGCCTCCGAGTTACGTCCGACAATCAGGCACAAACGGATACAAAATTCTTCTTCAAACTCGCTTACGAGACTCGGGTCCAGCTCCGTCAGTTGCGTGAGGTGAAACATTCGCTGGAGGACATTTTCGCTGAGGTGATGAGTGTGGATTCACAATAGAACGAGATGTCAGCTCCTCACGACTTTTTGGGTATTTTGTATCTTAGCCGCGATTATGCCATCATCCAGCACCGCAAACGAGATGCTCCGCATTGCGGGAATGGGCGGCACCCGTATCGCAATGCTGACAGATGATGCGGGTATATTTGGGAATCCTGCATCGCTTGTGTCCGTCAAACACCATAACCTTGCGCTCGGCATTGCTGCTGGGAACATCCACTGGACGGAGTTACCGAAACACGGAACGACGCAATTCGCCGCTGAAGCCAATATCAACGTCTCACCAGCGTTCTATTATTCGTCAGCGTTCAGTAAATGGGGTATGAGTGTCGGCTATATCGCGAGATCCACGAATTTTGCGAACTTCACGTTTGACAGAACGCATGCCGAATATAACCGAAACTCGCGTCAGTTTACCGCCACAACGGATCTATTCACAGATTACAATCTGCTCCAAGAAGGCAGTTGGATAGCAGGCTTCAGTCGCGAGTTTGGAAAATCTACTGCAGGTGCGCGCCTGAAATGGGTACGGCAAGCCGTAGACCGAGGCACAACGATTTCGACCTTAAATTTGGTAGCACGCCATGGACCTGAAGTAGACGTAGAGATGCCCGAAGAACTGATTGAGGCAATCATTGATGAATTGCAATTCGGTGATCGGATTCGGGAGATCGTCCACGAACAGCAGCCAACGCTTGAAAGAACAGTCAGTCGATTGGAATTAGATATCGGTTTTCAAAGAGAGATTTGGTTCAACCCAGCACGGATAAACCCACCGCTACAAATAGGTATCCTTTTTGAAAACGTCCTGCGCGCAGACTTGGTAGAACCGCTTCCATTCCGATTGGGTATCGGTGTCGCCTATGAACCTCTGCGATGGGTTACAGTGGCGACAGACCTCTGGCGGGATACAGGACAGAAGGGAATTAGTTTCGCTATTGGTGGTGAATTACACAAAACGTGGACAGGAGCAGTTCCAAAGACTGTGGCACTCCGAGCCGGTGTCGGACGAGCAAATTCAGAGTTCTATTCCTCTTTCGGTGTCGGTCTGAGGCTTGGCACCACATATTTGGAATACACGACAAACATAGAAAATGGTGCCTATGATTCAAACAAACATCTATTCGCATTCACCCTACGATTCTAACTCAAATAGAATTTTCACACCCTCGCTGGCGAGGTTTAAAACCTCGCCAGCGGCATGTAGGCAGTAAGGTCTATCGCGGAGGTAACTCGGTATGGCAGATAAAAATAGCGTTATTCAGGTTGGCGTTGCAGAAGTAGATATTACGCCAGACTATCCGATTCGACTCAGTGGTTATGGGAGTCGCCGCACAGAATCCGACGGTATTATCCAGCCGATATGGTCGAAGGCACTTGCTATCGGTAATGATACAGATGAACCGGTTGTTTTAGTGACGGTTGAAAATTGCGGTTTACCGGATGAACTCACCGAAGAGGTATCGCGCCGAATCAAGCAGAAAACAGGGATTTCCCGCGCCCACTTTGCAGCATGTTTTACGCACACGCATAGCGCG encodes the following:
- a CDS encoding DUF3696 domain-containing protein, producing the protein MITHIRMKNFKSWRDSDIVKLAPLTGFFGTNSSGKSSLLQMLLLLKQTVGKGEVLFFGDEKSLVNLGNFQEVVHGHEVGNELYLGLSGKLSHTVPYNFVTTHWQMLNFSFDTVIREVEGNQVIKDFRYRSLTSPATVVWENNNLFLSNRNSIPIHVQNCYGLPSPENSDVPEVLTRFTSVFEELFSQVYYLGPARAYPKRCYQWEGVHPKDINLWGDETIDALLSARVRQLKTSNKESGVPIENRISEWLQRMGFAHSFSLGPSGSLDNNNYEVRIQHSSGGVKVTLADIGYGVAQFLPVLVLCYYVPVGSTLILEEPGTHLHPKAQADLADLLIEVITERNLQILVESHSEHLLTRLQLRIAEEKISADETALYFCENENGASNINPLDMDELGNIKNWPKNFFGNVRGDLVKMKREQMKRQKKEED
- a CDS encoding ABC transporter permease; amino-acid sequence: MRRNYHLLILLFPVIFWLVCFFLLPLVSVFIYSFLERGTYGGVQWNFTLENYTRLFDGLYLGILWRSVSTALVCTAICLLLGYPFAYYLAHYKPKHRSILLLLVVVPFWTNFLIRTYAWVLILRTEGLMNSLLGSVFPNWSPLELLNTPLAVQIGLVYGYLPFMILPLYAALEQLDMSLLEAAQDLGASPRRAFWHVTVPLSLPGILAGSMLVFIPTVGAFLTPDLLGGGKVSYIGNVIERQFKTARDWPFGSALSFMLMGIVLVGTVLYFRALQQDEPNST
- a CDS encoding ABC transporter permease; protein product: MKRILEANIGLVFLFLYVPILAVVVFSFNSGEQISVWEGFTFGWYAKLFEDDALWRACRNSLMVAGVATVIATVIGTAAALAIERYRFRFRTALVRCLYLPIIIPDIVLAIALLTFYVQARIPLGLITVIIAHGVFNIAYVTIVVRARLQGYDNTLEEAARDLGANEWQTFWRITLPLIAPGIIGGALLAFTLSIDDFVITFFTAGVGYTTLSVHIYSLLKFGITPKINAISTMLLANSIVFILLFSWFQGSATTPQKQDAQ
- the alr gene encoding alanine racemase translates to MHYLRTHTEIDLQAIQHNAEAIKGHTKKKLIAVIKADAYGHGAVRVAEVLDATADMFAVATVEEGIALRQADIHKPILVLFSSLPAQVAPIVEYGLTPTIGDWEFAKALNEVASVKVHVNINTGMNRSGVCYTEAMGFLSKLKTLRRLEVEGLFTHLATADEADKSFVSVQLKRFSSVLAHVSGKMIHAANSAAALSVPESYFDAVRPGLSLYGIYPAAEKPIQLKPALTWKTRVGWIETISEGEGVSYGLTYKAPQQTRVAMVQVGYGDGYPRALSNSGEVLIDGKRRPIIGRVCMDVSVVQLQPEDKVSVDDEVVLIGSQGGAEITVDEVAHRAGTISYEILTQIGPRVNRTFLPSNYKNK
- a CDS encoding ABC transporter ATP-binding protein, whose product is MLIKIKNVSLSFGTTTALDNLSLEVQGGAVGLLGPNGAGKSTLLKTLLGFVQPNQGTAAVFGLDVQTDPLEIRKQIGYMPEDECLIQGMNAVQLVSYAGELCGMPKRDALQRAHEVLYYVGLDEERYRSIDGYSVGMKQRVKLAQALAHDPKLLLLDEPTNGMDTSGREEMLELVKDIATDKGINVILSSHLLPDVEFACEEIIALSHGSLAIQGHIEALKENKGQLFDLKIVGDSESYIAALERHNYQVELHPDKRLRVTSDNQAQTDTKFFFKLAYETRVQLRQLREVKHSLEDIFAEVMSVDSQ